The Caulifigura coniformis genome includes a region encoding these proteins:
- a CDS encoding efflux RND transporter permease subunit, producing the protein MFSRFFIERPIFANVIAIVTVLVGAVALYGLPIEQYPEITPPTVQVRAVYPGANADVVSKTVAQPIEEQVNGVENMLYMSSVSSSDGSYSLTVTFDIGTNLDTAQVLLQNRVSVAEPLLPEEVKRQGVTVKKQSSNILLVVSLSSPDGTYDNLFLSNYATLRVRDALARVKGVGDVMVFGASNYSMRVWLDPERLKARGLTTQDVVSAIQEQNVQVAAGTVGQPPSPEGIDFQYTVTVLGRLSDVQQFEEIIVKTGAGTQVTKLKDVGRIELGAQTYDQFNLKQGKPTANIGIYQLPGANALDVALQVTKTLDELSRKFPKGVQLDYPLDTTKFVDASIHEVYKTLFEAGILVLIVILVFLQDWRAVLIPATTVPVTIIGAFAALYALGFSANMLTLFGLVLAIGIVVDDAIVIVENAAHHIERGEAPKQATIRAMDEVLGPIIGITLVLMAVFIPSAFLGGITGQLYRQFALTIAATALISAINAVTLKPAQCALWLRPPSGKKNLFYRGFNHVYQFFENIYVAFVRRFVRHRAIMMLAFVGLVVGTGWAYTQVPTGFFPTEDQGYILMAVQLPDSASQERQREVMKKIDDILKNTDGVEDFFTIGGLNLLDGSSASNAGTVFVTFAPWEERLKTGRTQEVLLGEIGGKLFGIKEAIAFAFPPPAIRGLGFRAGFQMQVEDRADVGLAELQSVTQSIIDVARGQTSLAALNTTFRPGVPQYFVDVDREKVKALDIPLATVFNTLQAYLGSTYVNDFNKFGRTYQVRLQAEPKFRAEPSDIQRLEVRNRAGAMIPLGTVAKITKSFGPQIINRYNLYPSASISGEPAQGVSSGEALRIMEQIADDNMPESMGYEWTNMSYQEKKVGNEQYLIFGLAVLLVYLVLAAQYESWLTPVAVLLVVPTGILGAIGAVWIRGMDNNLYTQIGIVLIIALASKNAILIVEFARELRHRGRSILDAAIEASRLRFRPILMTSFAFILGIVPLVVANGAGSGGQRALGTAVFGGMIASTFLAVFFVPVFFVVIQSIEEMWQNRGGKKKTQAASAGSHPAAKPEIAAAPAH; encoded by the coding sequence ATGTTCTCCCGGTTCTTCATTGAACGACCGATTTTCGCCAACGTGATCGCCATCGTGACGGTCCTGGTCGGCGCTGTCGCGCTCTACGGACTGCCGATCGAGCAGTATCCCGAGATCACGCCCCCCACCGTTCAGGTCCGGGCCGTCTATCCCGGCGCCAACGCCGACGTCGTCTCCAAGACCGTCGCTCAGCCGATCGAGGAGCAGGTCAACGGCGTCGAAAACATGCTCTACATGTCGTCGGTGTCCTCCAGCGACGGCTCCTACTCGCTCACCGTCACCTTCGACATCGGAACCAACCTCGATACCGCCCAGGTGCTCCTGCAGAACCGCGTCTCGGTCGCCGAGCCGCTGCTTCCGGAAGAAGTGAAGCGGCAGGGTGTCACGGTCAAGAAGCAGTCGTCGAACATCCTGCTCGTCGTGTCGCTCTCCAGCCCCGATGGCACGTACGACAACCTCTTCCTCTCCAACTACGCCACCCTCCGCGTGCGTGACGCGCTCGCCCGAGTGAAGGGCGTCGGCGACGTCATGGTCTTCGGTGCCAGCAACTACAGCATGCGCGTCTGGCTCGATCCCGAGCGCCTCAAGGCCCGCGGCCTCACCACCCAGGACGTCGTCTCGGCCATTCAGGAGCAGAATGTCCAGGTCGCCGCAGGCACCGTCGGCCAGCCGCCTTCCCCGGAAGGAATCGATTTCCAGTACACCGTCACCGTGCTCGGCCGCCTGAGCGACGTGCAGCAGTTTGAAGAAATCATCGTCAAAACCGGCGCCGGCACACAGGTCACCAAGCTCAAGGATGTCGGCCGCATCGAACTGGGCGCCCAGACTTACGACCAGTTCAACCTGAAGCAGGGAAAGCCGACGGCCAACATCGGCATCTACCAGCTCCCCGGCGCCAATGCCCTCGATGTCGCGCTGCAGGTCACCAAGACCCTCGACGAACTCAGCCGGAAATTCCCCAAGGGCGTCCAACTCGACTATCCGCTCGACACCACCAAGTTCGTCGACGCGTCGATCCACGAGGTCTACAAGACGCTCTTTGAAGCCGGCATCCTCGTGCTGATCGTGATCCTGGTGTTCCTCCAGGATTGGCGCGCCGTCCTCATCCCCGCGACGACCGTCCCCGTCACCATCATCGGGGCCTTCGCCGCCCTGTATGCGCTCGGCTTCTCGGCCAACATGCTCACCTTGTTCGGCCTCGTCCTCGCGATCGGAATCGTCGTCGACGATGCCATCGTCATCGTCGAGAACGCCGCCCACCACATCGAGAGGGGAGAAGCGCCCAAACAGGCCACCATCCGCGCGATGGATGAAGTGCTGGGGCCGATTATCGGCATCACCCTCGTGCTCATGGCCGTGTTCATTCCCAGCGCGTTTCTGGGCGGCATCACCGGCCAGCTGTATCGACAGTTCGCCCTCACCATCGCCGCCACCGCCCTCATCAGCGCCATCAACGCCGTCACTCTGAAGCCCGCCCAGTGCGCGCTCTGGCTGCGTCCGCCCAGCGGCAAAAAAAACCTCTTCTACCGGGGCTTCAACCACGTCTATCAGTTCTTCGAAAACATCTACGTGGCCTTCGTCCGCCGCTTCGTGCGCCATCGCGCCATCATGATGCTCGCCTTCGTCGGCCTCGTCGTGGGTACAGGCTGGGCCTATACCCAGGTCCCCACCGGATTCTTCCCCACGGAAGATCAGGGCTACATCCTCATGGCAGTCCAGTTGCCCGACTCCGCCTCGCAGGAACGGCAGCGGGAAGTCATGAAGAAGATCGACGACATCCTGAAAAACACCGATGGGGTCGAAGACTTCTTCACCATCGGCGGCCTGAACCTGCTCGACGGCAGTAGCGCGTCGAATGCCGGCACCGTGTTCGTGACCTTCGCCCCCTGGGAAGAGCGGCTCAAGACCGGCCGCACGCAGGAGGTCCTGCTCGGGGAGATCGGCGGAAAACTGTTTGGCATCAAGGAAGCGATCGCGTTTGCGTTCCCGCCCCCCGCCATTCGCGGGCTGGGATTCCGCGCCGGCTTCCAGATGCAGGTGGAAGACCGCGCCGACGTCGGACTCGCGGAACTGCAGTCGGTGACCCAGTCGATCATTGATGTCGCCCGCGGGCAGACCAGCCTCGCGGCGTTGAATACCACGTTCCGTCCCGGAGTCCCGCAGTATTTTGTCGACGTCGATCGTGAAAAAGTGAAGGCCCTCGATATCCCCCTGGCGACCGTCTTCAACACGCTCCAGGCCTATCTCGGCTCCACCTACGTCAACGACTTCAACAAATTCGGCCGGACGTACCAGGTGCGGCTGCAGGCCGAACCGAAGTTCCGGGCAGAGCCGAGCGACATCCAGCGGCTCGAGGTCCGGAACCGCGCGGGCGCGATGATTCCGCTCGGCACGGTGGCCAAAATCACCAAGTCCTTCGGACCCCAGATCATCAACCGCTACAACCTCTACCCCTCCGCGTCGATCAGCGGTGAACCCGCTCAGGGCGTCAGCTCGGGGGAGGCCCTCCGGATCATGGAGCAGATCGCCGACGACAACATGCCCGAATCAATGGGGTATGAATGGACCAACATGTCGTACCAGGAAAAGAAGGTCGGCAACGAGCAGTACCTGATCTTCGGCCTCGCCGTGCTGCTGGTCTACCTGGTGCTCGCCGCCCAATACGAAAGCTGGCTCACCCCTGTCGCTGTTCTGCTCGTCGTTCCCACAGGCATCCTGGGGGCCATCGGAGCCGTCTGGATTCGTGGGATGGACAACAACCTGTACACCCAGATCGGCATCGTGCTGATCATCGCGCTGGCGAGCAAGAACGCGATCCTGATCGTCGAATTCGCCCGGGAACTGCGGCACCGCGGCCGGTCGATTCTGGATGCGGCCATCGAGGCGTCACGCCTCCGGTTCCGGCCAATTCTCATGACCTCCTTCGCGTTCATCCTCGGCATCGTGCCGCTGGTGGTCGCCAACGGGGCAGGGTCCGGCGGCCAGCGGGCCCTGGGGACGGCCGTCTTCGGCGGGATGATCGCCTCCACTTTCCTGGCCGTGTTCTTCGTGCCCGTCTTCTTCGTCGTCATCCAGTCGATCGAAGAGATGTGGCAGAACCGCGGCGGAAAGAAGAAGACACAGGCCGCATCGGCCGGGTCACACCCCGCCGCCAAACCGGAGATCGCGGCAGCACCCGCACACTGA
- a CDS encoding DUF1559 domain-containing protein, with the protein MASRQRRVAFTLIELLVVIAIIAILIALLLPAVQQAREAARRTQCKNNLKQIGLAMHNYHDVFSVFPPGIVNIRGCVATNASHLWGGSTFLLPQLEQAPLYNQLNVNGCNIPVATTLFNGAALLAQPLPMFSCPSDSGPAVNPYFRGYTKSNYMVSEAVGNPDTRIAIRDMLDGTSNTLLHAERALRTDPAGKRQTGGIVWGRTNVSDSSWKFRSAWPINTPNPTTSSGNNSVSGDTGCVRHNVSSNHTGGAHTLMGDGAVRFISENIASNPAGTSTTACVWETAATNNATFAGVGFVWQNLFCLKDGQTVGEF; encoded by the coding sequence ATGGCCAGTCGCCAGCGTCGCGTCGCCTTTACGCTGATTGAGCTGCTTGTCGTCATCGCGATCATCGCGATCCTCATCGCCCTGCTGCTGCCCGCCGTCCAGCAGGCCCGCGAAGCCGCCCGCCGCACTCAGTGCAAGAACAACCTGAAGCAGATCGGGTTGGCCATGCACAACTACCACGATGTCTTCAGCGTCTTCCCGCCCGGCATCGTCAATATCCGCGGGTGCGTCGCCACCAACGCGTCCCACCTCTGGGGCGGATCCACATTCCTGCTGCCCCAGCTGGAACAGGCGCCGCTCTATAACCAGCTCAATGTCAACGGCTGCAACATCCCCGTCGCGACGACACTCTTTAACGGCGCGGCCCTCCTGGCCCAGCCTCTCCCCATGTTTTCCTGTCCCTCGGATTCAGGCCCCGCAGTCAATCCCTACTTCCGGGGCTACACGAAGTCGAACTACATGGTCAGTGAGGCCGTCGGGAACCCCGATACCCGCATCGCCATTCGCGACATGCTCGACGGGACCAGCAATACCCTCCTGCACGCCGAACGCGCCCTCAGGACCGACCCCGCTGGAAAACGGCAGACGGGCGGCATCGTCTGGGGACGCACCAACGTCTCCGATTCCTCGTGGAAGTTCCGTTCCGCCTGGCCGATCAACACCCCGAATCCCACAACCAGCAGCGGCAACAACAGCGTCAGTGGTGACACTGGCTGCGTTCGACATAACGTCAGCAGCAATCACACTGGCGGTGCCCACACCCTGATGGGAGACGGCGCGGTCCGGTTCATCAGCGAGAACATCGCCAGTAATCCCGCCGGCACGAGTACGACCGCCTGCGTCTGGGAAACCGCTGCCACGAACAACGCCACGTTCGCAGGCGTCGGATTC
- a CDS encoding GntR family transcriptional regulator yields the protein MLRPVTPPIVQLADRIEGDIRERGLQPGDSYLNTAETAKMLKVGTASANRALQLLEQRQVLVRSQRRGTFVTAPVTVKPATRRINVIVDEAALKMEGVLADGLLVGIQSAMPHAQLRFRFTPTTDDAEFIEGLIHEALQSSQREGFVLVRSSLTVQRLVANSGLPAVIHGTAHPSIQGIPCVERDTAQAARILVDFLAEAGCRQLILLLRQHVMPGDHILLDQVQHSLADRDLSGRLTVRCLPPDLEVVRHEVASVLKHARDKIGVICRSEPLAEGAQAAVDVRSVRARGGAPVIVMSDYYRSGPAVARWAYSRLIQSPEEIGRQIGHLLLDQYADRPPVSQRVILPVKLVVPDA from the coding sequence ATGCTCCGTCCGGTAACGCCTCCGATTGTGCAGTTGGCGGATCGCATCGAAGGCGATATCCGGGAACGGGGTCTGCAGCCGGGCGACTCCTATCTCAACACCGCCGAAACGGCGAAAATGTTGAAGGTCGGGACCGCCTCCGCCAACCGCGCCCTCCAGCTGCTGGAGCAAAGGCAGGTCCTCGTCCGCAGTCAGAGAAGGGGAACCTTCGTGACGGCGCCCGTCACCGTGAAACCGGCGACCCGGCGGATCAACGTGATTGTCGACGAGGCCGCGCTGAAGATGGAAGGCGTCCTTGCAGACGGCCTCCTGGTCGGGATTCAGAGCGCGATGCCCCACGCCCAGCTGCGGTTCCGTTTCACTCCGACCACGGATGACGCGGAATTCATCGAGGGCCTCATCCACGAAGCCCTGCAGTCGAGCCAGCGGGAAGGATTCGTTCTCGTACGCTCGTCGCTGACCGTGCAGCGCCTCGTCGCAAACAGCGGGTTGCCGGCCGTCATTCACGGGACGGCCCACCCGTCGATTCAGGGAATTCCTTGCGTCGAACGCGATACCGCGCAGGCCGCACGCATCCTGGTCGACTTCCTCGCCGAGGCCGGCTGTCGGCAGCTGATTCTCCTCCTGAGGCAGCATGTCATGCCAGGCGATCACATTCTCCTCGATCAGGTCCAGCACAGCCTCGCCGATCGCGACCTGTCCGGCCGGCTCACGGTTCGGTGTCTCCCCCCCGACCTCGAAGTCGTTCGTCACGAAGTGGCGTCGGTCCTCAAACATGCCAGAGACAAAATCGGCGTCATCTGTCGTTCGGAGCCTTTGGCTGAAGGCGCCCAGGCGGCCGTGGATGTCCGTTCGGTGCGCGCTCGGGGCGGCGCTCCGGTCATCGTGATGTCCGACTACTATCGATCAGGGCCGGCAGTCGCACGCTGGGCCTATAGCCGGCTCATTCAGTCCCCCGAGGAAATCGGTCGACAGATCGGCCACTTGCTGCTCGACCAGTACGCCGATCGGCCACCGGTCAGCCAGAGAGTCATCCTTCCCGTCAAACTCGTCGTCCCCGATGCATGA
- a CDS encoding efflux RND transporter periplasmic adaptor subunit gives MVDILDAVSIPIRDELNFTGTTRARATVDLRAKVTGYLEEIRFQDGQQVSKGDVLFVIERDPFERELEARQAELKRAQAGLNLAEANQRRTEKLRAENATTQQQLDVVIAEKATSEANVAAALAAVRQAELNLDYTQIVAPMDGRIGRHLVDLGNLIQAGTVSLAVIEAYTPIDVYYYVSESDVLRLMTMVRDGLLPSADEVAPKLYMGLFTDNDYPYEGTLNFRETGVDPGTGTILRRAEFANKDGSLIPGLFVRLKAPLGEKRPRVLIEDVAIMTDQGGDSVFVVQRRRKADRKTGNLIEPPEFEYFASRRPVKLGLGFKNLRIVDSGLEAGEWVITAGIQKARDGSPVNFVRESVQSAADARAKSLEEDTGKATPAPLPEPIPAPAAAPAEKTSAAPAGAASTTSDPATPAAKGEAETAPVSDGAPQAEEVPSPARQGASPDAGSPAAAKSGSTQQN, from the coding sequence ATGGTGGACATCCTGGACGCCGTCAGCATCCCCATCCGCGACGAACTCAACTTCACCGGAACCACCCGGGCGCGCGCCACCGTCGACCTCCGCGCGAAGGTCACCGGCTACCTCGAGGAGATTCGCTTTCAGGACGGCCAGCAGGTCTCCAAGGGAGACGTGCTGTTCGTCATCGAACGCGATCCCTTTGAGCGGGAGCTCGAAGCCAGGCAGGCGGAACTCAAGCGCGCCCAGGCAGGCCTCAATCTCGCCGAGGCGAACCAGCGGCGAACCGAAAAGCTGCGTGCCGAAAACGCGACCACGCAGCAGCAGCTCGACGTCGTCATCGCCGAAAAGGCCACCTCGGAAGCGAATGTCGCCGCCGCCCTGGCCGCCGTGCGGCAGGCAGAACTCAATCTCGACTACACCCAGATCGTCGCCCCCATGGACGGCAGGATCGGCAGGCACCTCGTCGACCTCGGAAACCTGATTCAGGCCGGCACCGTGTCACTCGCCGTGATCGAGGCCTACACGCCCATCGATGTTTACTACTACGTCAGCGAATCAGACGTCCTCAGGCTGATGACGATGGTTCGCGACGGCCTCCTCCCGAGCGCCGACGAAGTGGCCCCGAAGCTGTACATGGGCCTCTTCACCGACAACGACTACCCCTACGAAGGCACGCTGAATTTCCGCGAAACCGGAGTCGATCCCGGCACTGGGACGATCCTGCGGCGGGCCGAGTTCGCCAATAAGGACGGCAGCCTGATTCCAGGTCTGTTCGTCCGTCTCAAGGCGCCGCTCGGCGAAAAGAGACCGCGTGTCCTCATCGAGGACGTCGCCATCATGACCGACCAGGGCGGGGATTCCGTCTTTGTCGTGCAGCGGAGACGCAAGGCCGATCGCAAGACCGGCAACCTCATCGAACCGCCGGAATTTGAATACTTCGCCTCGCGGCGACCCGTGAAGCTCGGCCTGGGCTTCAAGAACCTCCGCATCGTCGATTCCGGGCTCGAGGCCGGCGAGTGGGTCATCACGGCCGGAATCCAGAAAGCCCGCGACGGCTCGCCCGTCAACTTTGTTCGTGAAAGCGTCCAGTCGGCCGCTGATGCACGGGCGAAGTCGCTCGAAGAGGACACCGGCAAAGCCACCCCGGCTCCCTTGCCGGAGCCGATCCCCGCGCCCGCCGCCGCCCCTGCGGAGAAAACGTCCGCCGCCCCGGCCGGAGCCGCTTCCACCACGAGTGATCCCGCCACGCCGGCCGCCAAGGGTGAGGCCGAGACGGCGCCAGTTTCCGACGGTGCTCCGCAAGCGGAGGAAGTGCCGAGTCCCGCCCGACAGGGAGCCAGCCCGGACGCCGGTTCTCCAGCTGCCGCAAAAAGCGGTTCAACGCAGCAGAACTGA